In Vibrio echinoideorum, the following proteins share a genomic window:
- the yidZ gene encoding HTH-type transcriptional regulator YidZ yields MKKPLARLDLNLLFTLQLLLQEQSVSKAAKKLNVTPSTVSKSLTKLRDWFDDPLFVKTPRGLTPTPLALSMVKDLQDWLQIGSQILTTRGDEAPKDVRLNLEAESPLSLIMLNELTQSVSQRYPNAKIKMRNWDYDSIDSIVRGESDIGFSGRESHPRSKESLDSLPYFIDFEVLFHDLPVVYLRKDHPALKEEWNLEAFLKYPHINIVWEKSETWALDEVLTDLQLDRNIVLTLAGFEQSLFMTAQSNHTMTTVAPNYCRRYVEQLHPNLTCLPIPLDEENVKKLLIPFTMIWHKRNAYNPIVLWLKDTLRELYQFEGKSV; encoded by the coding sequence ATGAAGAAGCCACTAGCCCGTCTTGATCTGAACCTGTTGTTCACTCTGCAATTGCTTCTGCAGGAGCAGAGTGTTTCAAAAGCTGCGAAAAAGCTGAACGTCACGCCTTCTACTGTGAGTAAATCACTCACCAAGCTTAGAGATTGGTTTGATGATCCTTTGTTTGTGAAAACGCCAAGGGGATTAACGCCAACGCCACTTGCACTGAGCATGGTAAAAGATCTTCAAGACTGGCTGCAGATTGGAAGCCAAATACTGACGACTCGTGGTGACGAAGCGCCAAAAGATGTGCGTTTGAATCTAGAGGCGGAGTCTCCTTTATCTCTGATCATGCTTAACGAGTTGACGCAAAGCGTGTCTCAACGTTACCCCAACGCGAAAATCAAAATGCGTAACTGGGACTACGATTCGATAGATTCCATCGTACGTGGCGAATCGGATATTGGATTTTCAGGGAGAGAAAGCCATCCACGTTCGAAAGAATCCCTAGACTCACTACCTTATTTCATCGACTTCGAGGTTCTGTTCCACGACTTGCCGGTTGTGTATTTGAGAAAAGATCATCCCGCCTTGAAAGAAGAGTGGAATCTTGAGGCTTTCCTTAAATACCCCCACATCAATATTGTGTGGGAGAAAAGTGAAACATGGGCGCTAGATGAAGTGCTTACTGACCTACAACTAGACCGAAATATCGTACTGACTTTAGCTGGTTTTGAGCAGTCGTTATTTATGACAGCTCAATCAAACCACACCATGACTACCGTTGCGCCGAATTACTGTCGACGTTACGTTGAACAACTCCACCCTAATCTTACTTGTCTACCCATCCCTTTAGATGAAGAAAATGTCAAAAAGCTGCTGATCCCGTTCACTATGATTTGGCACAAACGCAATGCTTACAATCCCATCGTTCTATGGTTAAAAGACACGCTCAGAGAGCTTTACCAATTTGAAGGGAAAAGTGTCTAA
- a CDS encoding amino acid permease — translation MKLFGSSLILSGTALGAGMLAIPMVLAQFGFMISSVLMLLIFIGTTYSALLLAEACTKTKDNSGMSSVAYLTLGSKGKHFINALFYLLLVCMLIAYILGVGDIIHKLLLDVGVDVSTSVAYTIFSLLMGVIVVAGKSYIDKLNRGLFIMMVVMLLIVIASLFSNIRLDYLTQTSKYTANDVVQYSAVIFTSFASMVVIPSLVIYNREATQKQIRNMILLGSVIPLICYLTWLFAIIGNLGTDAISQFHNISELISAFSGQSAWLKVVIALFSALALVTSFLGVSMALYDQNKDAVTNNKALAYALTFILPLALAELFASQFVSMLDYAGMVLVFLAIWGPLAMVVKVRRPDFPHLQTEGSYTAAGGDTALIATFGFGALIFISWFMG, via the coding sequence ATGAAATTATTCGGCAGTTCCCTAATCCTTTCAGGGACTGCATTAGGTGCAGGCATGCTGGCCATTCCGATGGTATTGGCTCAATTTGGTTTCATGATCAGCTCAGTACTGATGCTACTTATCTTTATCGGCACCACCTACTCTGCGCTTCTACTAGCGGAAGCGTGTACAAAAACGAAAGACAACAGTGGCATGAGCAGCGTTGCTTACTTAACGCTTGGCAGTAAAGGTAAACACTTTATCAATGCACTCTTTTACCTGTTGCTGGTATGCATGCTGATCGCTTATATCTTGGGTGTCGGTGACATTATTCACAAGCTACTGCTCGACGTTGGTGTCGATGTGTCTACATCGGTTGCCTATACCATTTTCAGCCTATTGATGGGTGTGATTGTGGTGGCGGGTAAGTCGTATATCGACAAATTAAATCGCGGTTTATTCATCATGATGGTGGTGATGCTGCTTATTGTGATTGCCTCTTTGTTTAGTAATATTCGTCTTGATTACCTGACTCAAACCAGCAAATACACCGCTAATGATGTGGTGCAATACAGCGCGGTTATCTTTACCAGTTTTGCCTCTATGGTGGTGATCCCGTCACTGGTTATCTACAACCGAGAAGCGACTCAAAAGCAGATCCGCAATATGATTCTGCTTGGTTCAGTGATTCCATTAATTTGCTACCTAACTTGGTTGTTCGCAATTATTGGCAACCTTGGCACAGACGCGATCAGTCAGTTCCACAATATCTCTGAGTTGATCTCTGCGTTCAGCGGCCAATCTGCTTGGTTGAAAGTGGTGATTGCGCTGTTCTCAGCACTGGCATTGGTAACCTCTTTCCTTGGTGTGTCGATGGCGCTTTACGACCAAAACAAAGATGCGGTGACCAACAACAAAGCGTTGGCTTATGCGTTGACCTTCATCTTACCTTTGGCATTAGCAGAGCTGTTCGCTAGCCAGTTTGTCAGCATGCTGGATTACGCAGGGATGGTATTGGTGTTCCTAGCTATCTGGGGACCACTTGCAATGGTGGTTAAGGTTCGTAGACCTGACTTCCCTCACCTACAAACCGAAGGCAGCTATACTGCAGCCGGTGGCGACACGGCACTTATCGCAACATTTGGTTTTGGTGCGTTGATTTTTATCTCTTGGTTTATGGGTTAA
- a CDS encoding MFS transporter, with protein MYRFLFCSFALVLLYPTAIDLYLVGLPQIAADLNASEAQLHAAFSIYLAGMATTMLFAGKFADSVGRKPVAIFGAIVFTLSSILGGVVSSAEPFLIVRFFQGVGAGSCYVVAFAILRDVLDDKRRAKVLSMLNGITCIVPVLAPVIGHLIMTVYPWPSLFTTMAGMGVVVCLLSVLVLRETKLNIKDNGLAKASLSEKSRLPEKPVTLHSTSIETFKEPLFISRVIMTSFGVTTILTYVNVSPLLIMTELGFDRGQYSYTMALTALVSMLVSFSAPFALNVFKQKSLMLTSQTCFIVAAILLIASMDGGLGHYVTLTGFAFVCGGFSLGFGVAMSQALSCYSQRAGVASSILGVSQICTSALFIWFMGIIGLSALNMLAFILAVGGVISIALILWVGPSQVKSDYEEATSPS; from the coding sequence ATGTATCGTTTTCTATTTTGTAGTTTCGCACTTGTGCTTTTGTATCCAACGGCCATTGATCTGTATTTGGTTGGGTTACCTCAAATCGCCGCGGACTTAAATGCCTCTGAGGCTCAGCTCCATGCCGCGTTTTCTATCTATCTGGCCGGTATGGCAACGACTATGTTGTTCGCGGGTAAATTTGCCGATAGCGTAGGGAGGAAGCCCGTCGCCATTTTCGGTGCAATTGTTTTTACTCTCTCGTCGATCTTGGGCGGGGTTGTTAGCAGTGCTGAGCCGTTTCTTATTGTGCGTTTTTTCCAAGGTGTTGGTGCTGGATCTTGTTATGTAGTGGCGTTCGCCATCTTACGAGATGTCTTAGACGATAAAAGGCGTGCCAAGGTGCTGTCGATGTTAAATGGCATAACTTGCATCGTTCCGGTACTCGCGCCTGTGATTGGTCATCTAATCATGACGGTTTACCCGTGGCCGAGTTTGTTCACGACCATGGCGGGCATGGGTGTAGTGGTGTGCTTATTGTCTGTGTTGGTGCTAAGAGAGACTAAGCTCAACATCAAAGATAATGGGTTAGCCAAAGCCTCTCTCTCTGAGAAATCGCGCTTACCTGAGAAACCTGTAACCCTACATTCGACTTCAATCGAAACGTTTAAAGAGCCGTTGTTTATTAGCCGAGTGATCATGACCAGTTTCGGCGTGACCACAATTCTCACTTATGTGAATGTCTCTCCACTGTTGATTATGACAGAGCTTGGCTTCGATAGAGGTCAGTACTCTTACACCATGGCATTAACCGCCTTGGTGAGCATGTTGGTGTCATTTTCAGCCCCATTTGCATTGAATGTGTTTAAGCAGAAAAGCTTAATGCTGACCTCTCAAACGTGCTTCATTGTGGCTGCTATTTTGTTAATAGCCTCGATGGATGGTGGATTAGGACATTACGTGACATTAACAGGCTTCGCTTTCGTGTGTGGCGGATTCTCGTTAGGCTTTGGTGTCGCGATGAGCCAAGCATTGAGCTGTTATTCGCAGCGGGCAGGTGTGGCTAGTTCGATTCTTGGTGTTTCTCAAATATGTACGTCGGCATTGTTTATTTGGTTTATGGGCATTATTGGGCTAAGTGCATTGAATATGTTGGCATTTATACTAGCTGTTGGTGGAGTTATCAGTATTGCTCTAATACTATGGGTAGGTCCCTCTCAAGTTAAAAGTGATTATGAAGAAGCCACTAGCCCGTCTTGA
- a CDS encoding LacI family DNA-binding transcriptional regulator, giving the protein MATIKDVAALAGVSTATVSRVMNRTCYVEPITLERVERAIKELNYHRDARATALASRSSNTLGLLTGNLADPFFALVAKSVEEVARTNGYQLVVVSGGHNAQREKEGLDFLISQGCEAMVVHSKMLDDVTLLRYSSQLPAMVLLNRTIAQISNRSVWVDNKLGSQVSVQHLITLGHRKIAYVSSDLPIQDRTDRLQGYQEAMKAANIEIQSNWIINQNFSESGGEAAGDILVSQCPEVTAAVTFNDVMAAGLMTSLQDQGISVPNDISVIGFDDVLLARYLYPRLTTMHNPIDEMSTYAANLAIKLKAAGYAPPKQHKFEATLVERQTVKTIKR; this is encoded by the coding sequence GTGGCAACTATCAAAGATGTAGCGGCACTTGCCGGAGTTTCAACAGCAACCGTTTCACGAGTAATGAACCGTACCTGCTATGTCGAACCTATCACGTTGGAGCGCGTAGAACGTGCAATCAAAGAACTCAACTACCACCGAGATGCACGTGCCACGGCTTTAGCAAGTCGAAGTAGCAACACGTTAGGCTTATTGACTGGCAACTTAGCTGACCCTTTCTTTGCGCTTGTTGCCAAGAGCGTTGAAGAAGTCGCGAGAACAAACGGATACCAGCTGGTTGTGGTGAGTGGCGGACACAATGCTCAGCGAGAGAAAGAAGGCCTCGACTTCCTAATCAGCCAAGGCTGTGAGGCAATGGTGGTTCACTCGAAAATGCTCGATGACGTGACCTTACTTCGCTACTCCTCTCAACTGCCAGCAATGGTGCTACTCAATCGCACTATTGCTCAGATATCAAATCGCTCAGTGTGGGTAGACAACAAACTCGGGTCTCAAGTCTCGGTGCAACATTTGATTACACTCGGACATCGAAAAATTGCCTATGTCTCGAGCGACCTTCCAATCCAAGATAGAACAGACCGTTTGCAAGGCTACCAAGAAGCCATGAAAGCGGCCAATATCGAAATACAATCAAACTGGATCATCAACCAAAACTTTAGTGAATCAGGTGGTGAAGCTGCAGGCGACATCTTGGTAAGCCAATGCCCAGAGGTCACAGCCGCCGTCACCTTTAATGATGTTATGGCAGCCGGATTAATGACGAGCTTACAAGATCAAGGTATCTCGGTTCCCAACGATATTTCAGTCATCGGCTTTGATGATGTTTTACTCGCTCGCTACCTTTACCCTCGGTTAACCACCATGCACAACCCTATCGACGAGATGTCGACTTATGCGGCTAACCTTGCCATAAAACTTAAAGCCGCAGGATACGCGCCTCCCAAGCAACATAAATTCGAAGCGACATTGGTTGAAAGGCAGACCGTTAAGACAATCAAGCGCTAA
- the nhaC gene encoding Na+/H+ antiporter NhaC has product MNNSKPLPSFGLALAPIAVMFALLAIGYGVLGLRIEVLLLISATFTACIAWKMGYNWDDIINAIVEKLAKAMPVILILVSVGGLIASWMISGTIPYMVYWGLKVISAEYILIAAFFVTSIVSVCTGTSWGSAGTVGVALMGVAAGLDVSLAAAAGAVVSGAYFGDKISPLSDSTNFAPVVSGTTLYEHIQHMLYTTLPGFVIASVVFFFAGQSADVANIGQPEKVTQILAGLDSLYNFSIFLIIPPIMILWGALTKKPVLPLMLGASALAIVLGMVLQGFSLQQGFQAYVDGFNVSLFEAKGTAIDALIPDVSKLLNRGGLFSMMSTILLVFCAFSFAGILSLTGALNVVLGRFLHLIHSTGQLIASTVIATITVVFTTSDGKLALLIPGELFQNAYRKMGLDTKNLSRTIEDAGTIIEPLVPWTAAGIYMASTLGVATLDYLPWAIQCYTGVIFALIYGFTGFGIARAKPEQAEDTLQTSTINNAAPANNAK; this is encoded by the coding sequence ATGAATAACTCAAAGCCTCTACCATCGTTCGGATTAGCATTAGCGCCTATAGCCGTTATGTTTGCGCTGCTTGCTATTGGATACGGTGTTTTAGGACTTCGCATTGAAGTTCTACTACTGATTTCTGCAACTTTCACTGCATGCATTGCTTGGAAAATGGGCTATAACTGGGATGACATCATCAACGCCATTGTTGAGAAACTGGCTAAAGCCATGCCCGTCATTTTGATTTTAGTTTCCGTAGGCGGCCTCATTGCCAGCTGGATGATCAGCGGCACCATCCCATACATGGTTTACTGGGGGCTTAAAGTCATCAGTGCTGAATACATCCTGATCGCCGCATTCTTCGTAACTTCTATCGTCTCGGTATGTACTGGTACTTCATGGGGTTCTGCAGGTACAGTTGGTGTTGCATTGATGGGTGTCGCCGCAGGCTTAGATGTGTCACTTGCTGCTGCCGCAGGTGCTGTTGTCTCCGGTGCTTACTTTGGCGACAAGATCTCGCCTCTTTCTGATTCAACAAACTTTGCGCCTGTCGTTTCAGGCACCACACTTTACGAACACATTCAGCACATGCTTTACACTACGCTGCCTGGTTTTGTGATTGCTTCAGTTGTCTTCTTCTTTGCAGGACAAAGCGCTGATGTGGCAAACATTGGTCAGCCAGAGAAAGTAACGCAAATCCTTGCAGGGCTAGATAGCCTTTATAACTTCAGCATTTTCCTTATCATCCCACCAATTATGATCCTTTGGGGAGCATTAACTAAGAAACCCGTTCTACCACTGATGTTAGGAGCTTCAGCGCTAGCGATTGTACTGGGTATGGTTTTACAAGGTTTCTCACTACAACAAGGCTTCCAAGCTTATGTTGACGGCTTCAATGTCTCATTGTTCGAAGCAAAAGGAACAGCGATCGATGCGCTAATCCCAGACGTATCAAAACTGCTTAACCGTGGTGGCCTGTTCTCAATGATGAGCACCATTCTACTGGTTTTCTGTGCCTTCTCTTTTGCAGGTATCTTAAGCCTGACGGGCGCGTTAAATGTAGTACTGGGTCGTTTCCTGCACCTTATCCACTCAACAGGTCAACTTATCGCATCAACCGTTATTGCAACCATCACCGTTGTATTCACGACCTCTGACGGCAAATTAGCACTTCTTATCCCTGGTGAACTGTTCCAGAACGCTTACCGCAAGATGGGACTCGACACTAAAAATCTATCTAGAACCATCGAAGATGCAGGCACAATCATCGAACCACTGGTTCCTTGGACTGCTGCAGGTATTTACATGGCGAGTACGCTAGGTGTTGCAACGCTAGATTACCTACCTTGGGCAATCCAATGTTACACCGGGGTCATTTTCGCTCTGATTTATGGTTTCACTGGATTTGGTATCGCACGTGCAAAGCCAGAACAAGCAGAAGACACGCTACAAACTTCTACTATTAACAACGCTGCACCCGCTAACAACGCAAAATAA
- a CDS encoding DMT family transporter, producing the protein MLIKMIPFVFVILWSSGFVGARLGVEYAEPATLLSLRMVANVALFLVLIAILKRRIPRGRAFFHACVVGILIHGFYLGGTYLAIDMGMPAGLSSLLVGLQPILTALIMISCTSQRFNFAQWLGLALGFAGISLVLMGNIEWQSDDQKGLATLLCLVSLVGITCGTLYQKRFCQGTDMVGGAMVQYLASAALFLPFAMRYETMQVNWTVEFTLTLIWLVVVLSCVAILLLLYMVEHGASSSVASVFYLVPPTTAIQAWLIFGESFDIYGAMGFALSAAAVYLVVKKPELFKSRRHAALNR; encoded by the coding sequence ATGCTGATTAAAATGATTCCGTTCGTGTTTGTAATATTGTGGTCGTCAGGCTTTGTTGGCGCACGTCTTGGTGTGGAATATGCCGAACCCGCAACGTTACTCTCACTGAGGATGGTGGCCAACGTAGCGCTGTTCTTGGTTTTGATTGCAATCCTTAAGCGTCGTATCCCTCGTGGTCGCGCATTCTTCCACGCTTGTGTGGTTGGCATCTTGATTCATGGTTTTTATCTTGGTGGCACCTATCTGGCGATTGATATGGGTATGCCTGCCGGGTTAAGTTCTCTACTGGTTGGCTTACAACCGATTCTGACTGCCTTGATTATGATCAGCTGTACTTCACAGCGGTTTAACTTCGCACAATGGCTAGGATTAGCGCTCGGTTTTGCGGGTATTAGCTTGGTGTTGATGGGCAATATTGAATGGCAGTCAGACGACCAAAAAGGCCTGGCAACGTTATTGTGTTTGGTTTCTTTGGTGGGTATTACCTGCGGCACTCTGTATCAGAAGCGTTTCTGTCAGGGGACAGATATGGTCGGCGGCGCGATGGTGCAATACTTGGCTTCTGCTGCGTTGTTTCTACCGTTCGCAATGCGTTACGAAACTATGCAAGTGAACTGGACTGTAGAATTCACGCTAACGCTGATTTGGCTGGTGGTGGTTCTGTCTTGTGTTGCCATCCTTTTGCTGCTTTACATGGTAGAGCACGGTGCATCTTCAAGTGTGGCGTCGGTGTTTTACTTGGTTCCACCGACGACAGCTATTCAAGCTTGGCTTATCTTCGGTGAATCGTTCGATATCTATGGCGCAATGGGGTTTGCTCTGTCGGCCGCTGCGGTATATTTGGTGGTCAAAAAGCCAGAGCTATTCAAGTCTCGAAGACACGCTGCATTGAATCGCTGA
- a CDS encoding aminotransferase-like domain-containing protein, with the protein MEAELSGNKYLATEQHIKAQIDKGLFHPDDRLPSIRQLSEQLGVSKNTVIRAYQELEATGWVYSVPKSGYRVKAPNTTSWDSSSQPQKVDLLSVTKSVLSRPKGRLKLLAGSAHPNINNPAIRSLYAEIGRHSRLQTQLPGYYQLPPGDEQLVKQLLKITHDLGVPAGSKEIAITHGAQQAISLALRALTKPGDIVAVESPCYFGNLLLLESLGLQALEIPSSVSHGIDIPSLQSALDKWEVKTLLLTPNFTNPTGSRMPLANRKALLEITGSLPIIEDDVFGSLAFDTPIASLKELDDQDRVIYVNSLSKTLDSRLRIGWLLSGRYQPLVEKYLLCDNMGSSNLMQSAVGQFLTTGKYRSHLSKMKRLYQTNQKQFQSLLIQALDSYPHLEGRYHLSKPEGSFLNWITLPESVDSYAVYQDCLKHKLGILPGTVFGTNDQYKHCLRFTVANIEESKEWKEGVVTLAKIIAKHTC; encoded by the coding sequence GTGGAAGCAGAACTCAGCGGCAATAAATATCTTGCTACCGAACAACATATTAAGGCTCAAATTGATAAAGGGCTCTTTCACCCAGACGATCGTCTTCCCTCAATCCGTCAACTAAGCGAACAGCTTGGCGTAAGTAAAAATACCGTGATTCGCGCCTATCAAGAACTCGAAGCAACGGGTTGGGTTTACTCGGTACCTAAATCTGGCTATCGCGTGAAAGCGCCCAATACCACCAGCTGGGATTCATCGAGCCAACCTCAAAAAGTGGACCTCTTATCTGTCACCAAATCGGTACTCTCTCGCCCGAAAGGTCGTCTGAAACTGTTGGCAGGTTCTGCGCACCCGAACATAAACAACCCTGCGATTCGTAGCTTGTATGCCGAGATTGGCCGCCACAGTCGATTACAAACTCAATTGCCTGGGTATTACCAATTACCTCCCGGCGACGAGCAATTAGTAAAGCAATTATTAAAGATCACCCATGATCTAGGCGTGCCTGCGGGATCGAAAGAGATTGCGATTACTCATGGCGCTCAACAGGCGATCAGTTTGGCACTACGTGCGCTCACCAAGCCCGGTGACATCGTGGCGGTCGAGTCGCCCTGTTATTTCGGTAATCTACTTTTACTTGAATCACTTGGCTTGCAAGCCCTTGAAATCCCAAGCAGCGTTAGCCACGGTATTGATATCCCATCACTACAGAGTGCGTTGGACAAATGGGAAGTGAAAACCTTACTGCTAACGCCAAACTTTACTAACCCAACCGGCTCAAGAATGCCATTGGCGAATCGAAAAGCATTACTGGAGATCACCGGATCTTTACCAATTATCGAAGACGATGTGTTCGGTAGCTTGGCGTTCGATACACCAATCGCTAGCCTCAAAGAGCTTGATGACCAAGATAGAGTCATCTACGTCAACTCACTGTCTAAAACCTTAGACTCACGCTTGCGAATCGGTTGGTTATTGTCGGGGCGCTACCAACCTTTGGTCGAAAAGTACCTTTTATGCGACAACATGGGCAGCTCAAACCTGATGCAATCCGCTGTGGGGCAATTCCTCACAACAGGAAAATACCGCAGTCACCTTTCGAAAATGAAACGACTCTACCAAACCAACCAAAAGCAGTTTCAAAGCTTGTTAATACAAGCATTGGATAGCTATCCTCATCTTGAAGGGCGTTATCATTTATCGAAGCCAGAAGGCTCTTTTTTAAACTGGATAACATTGCCTGAGTCGGTCGATAGTTATGCCGTCTACCAAGATTGTTTAAAGCACAAGTTAGGGATTTTACCCGGTACTGTGTTTGGGACGAATGACCAATATAAACACTGCTTGCGCTTCACTGTCGCCAATATTGAAGAGAGCAAAGAGTGGAAAGAAGGAGTTGTGACATTAGCGAAGATAATCGCTAAGCATACGTGCTAA
- a CDS encoding carboxymuconolactone decarboxylase family protein: MSNFKIHSVESAPEQSQPILEGAIKQMGRVPGLFGVLAESPNTLKAYTQLHQAFSDSSFDAEELTVVWQTINVEHECHYCVPAHTGIAHSMKVDPVITEALRNRTALPTEKLQALHDFTLSMVRNRGNVPESEMAAFFEAGYGQQQVLEVILGLSQKVISNYVNRVAKTPVDKVFEQFAWQG, from the coding sequence ATGAGCAACTTCAAAATTCATTCAGTAGAATCAGCGCCAGAGCAAAGCCAACCTATTCTTGAAGGTGCTATAAAGCAAATGGGCAGAGTACCGGGCTTATTTGGTGTATTGGCTGAATCTCCAAACACACTTAAGGCTTACACTCAGCTTCACCAGGCGTTTAGTGACTCATCTTTCGATGCTGAAGAGCTAACGGTTGTTTGGCAAACCATTAACGTTGAACACGAATGTCACTACTGTGTTCCTGCACACACTGGCATTGCACATTCAATGAAGGTTGATCCTGTAATCACCGAAGCACTTCGTAATCGCACGGCTCTACCTACTGAAAAGCTGCAAGCACTGCATGACTTTACGCTGAGCATGGTACGCAACCGCGGCAATGTACCTGAAAGTGAAATGGCCGCATTTTTCGAAGCGGGCTATGGTCAGCAACAGGTGTTAGAAGTGATTCTTGGCTTGTCTCAGAAAGTAATCAGCAACTACGTAAACCGCGTTGCCAAAACGCCAGTAGACAAAGTATTTGAACAGTTCGCTTGGCAAGGTTAA
- a CDS encoding DUF3010 family protein, which yields MKICGVEIKGNDAVICLLSLSDGVFNIPDCRVSKVAISDANDTQNMKDFQFSFAKLMEDYQVDKVVIRQRQTKGKFAGGGFGFKLEAAIQLIDGLDVTVVSPADIKESLKRNPLMMKFKETGLKQYQEAPFTTAYACLMQR from the coding sequence ATGAAAATTTGTGGTGTTGAAATCAAAGGTAACGATGCAGTCATCTGTCTTCTTTCTCTGTCAGATGGTGTATTTAATATCCCTGATTGCCGAGTTTCTAAGGTTGCGATTAGCGACGCAAACGACACGCAGAATATGAAAGACTTTCAATTCTCTTTTGCAAAGTTGATGGAAGATTACCAAGTAGACAAAGTTGTGATTCGTCAACGCCAAACAAAAGGCAAATTTGCTGGCGGTGGCTTTGGCTTCAAACTAGAAGCAGCAATTCAACTGATCGACGGCCTAGACGTAACAGTTGTATCACCTGCTGACATCAAAGAGAGCCTAAAGCGCAATCCTCTTATGATGAAGTTTAAAGAAACTGGCCTTAAGCAATACCAAGAAGCACCGTTTACAACGGCTTACGCTTGCTTGATGCAGCGCTAG
- a CDS encoding MalY/PatB family protein has translation MHSFDNTINRRNTGSVKWDFMEQKLGLEGADLLPMWVSDYDFQAPQLVLDRLAQDISHGIFGYSERQDNYYQAAIDWFRNQHRTEIKREWITTVHGVLPGIAMALQMLTEKNDQIVIQSPGYGSFRKIIELNDRKVLNNPLIESEGHYQLDFAHLEDCFASGAKALIFCNPHNPTGRAWDEQEIMQIAELCQKHNVWLISDEIWSDLTLTPNVFHSTLSLPSSLTDKLIVATAASKTFGLSSLRISNFIIPNSELKEQFVRRLDAHGMDCFNSLSMSAATTAYQECDTWLADLKQYLQGNIETLHGFLKAELPHIRFTKPEATYLAWLDCRAMKLSDTELEQKLIAAGIVPSMGCAFGEEGSGFIRLNLGCPAEVLADALVRLKVALVVDK, from the coding sequence ATGCATTCTTTCGACAATACGATTAACCGCCGAAACACAGGATCGGTAAAGTGGGACTTTATGGAGCAGAAGCTTGGCTTAGAAGGCGCCGATTTACTGCCAATGTGGGTGTCTGACTATGATTTCCAAGCACCTCAACTAGTATTAGATCGCTTAGCTCAAGATATCTCGCATGGTATTTTTGGTTACTCAGAACGTCAGGATAACTACTACCAAGCCGCGATCGATTGGTTTAGAAACCAACATCGAACAGAAATCAAACGAGAGTGGATCACCACGGTACATGGCGTACTTCCTGGTATCGCGATGGCACTGCAAATGCTCACGGAAAAGAACGATCAAATCGTTATTCAAAGTCCTGGCTACGGTTCATTTCGTAAGATCATCGAACTGAATGATCGTAAGGTGTTAAACAACCCGTTGATAGAATCAGAAGGTCATTACCAGCTTGATTTTGCACATTTGGAAGACTGCTTTGCGAGTGGCGCCAAAGCGTTGATTTTCTGCAACCCACACAACCCAACCGGTAGAGCCTGGGACGAGCAAGAGATCATGCAAATTGCCGAGCTTTGCCAGAAACACAATGTGTGGTTGATCAGTGATGAAATTTGGAGCGACCTAACGCTAACACCTAATGTATTCCATTCGACGTTAAGCTTGCCAAGTTCGCTAACCGACAAACTTATTGTGGCGACCGCGGCCAGTAAAACATTTGGTTTGTCATCATTGAGAATCTCAAACTTCATCATTCCAAATTCGGAGTTGAAGGAGCAGTTTGTTCGCCGTTTGGATGCTCATGGCATGGATTGCTTCAACAGCCTATCCATGTCTGCAGCGACCACAGCATACCAAGAGTGTGATACTTGGCTAGCGGACTTAAAGCAATACTTGCAAGGTAACATCGAAACGCTGCATGGATTCTTGAAAGCAGAACTACCTCATATTCGTTTCACTAAACCCGAAGCGACATATCTTGCATGGCTAGATTGCCGTGCAATGAAACTAAGTGATACTGAGCTTGAGCAAAAACTCATTGCAGCCGGCATTGTACCGAGTATGGGTTGTGCCTTTGGCGAAGAAGGTTCAGGGTTTATTCGCTTGAATCTAGGATGTCCTGCAGAAGTATTAGCAGACGCTTTGGTACGACTTAAAGTAGCATTAGTTGTAGATAAGTAA